In Aequorivita sp. H23M31, a single window of DNA contains:
- a CDS encoding apoptosis inducing factor family protein, whose translation MSNTKQFSIAKINDLKDGEMKQVNADGTDILLAKIDGKYYAVGAFCTHYGAPLAEGALCGKHVICPWHHAWFDLTNGDLLQPPAFDSLPNYPLKIDNENIFVELPDKRSDRRVPEMSSCSKDIDIRVFVILGGGAVGFMAAQTLREEGYCGRIIMITQESEAPYDRPNLSKDYLQGEAKPEWMPLRENDFYKKHDIELLTGKKATRVDHQNKKIEFETGDALTYDSLLVATGGIPRKLDLPGSDLKNIFVLRSFDSADAIIDTVENVKKVVIIGGSFIGMEAAASLRGRGLSVTVVASDKVPFAKTLGPEIGEYFQNLHEKNGVKFKMGVHVKSFEGDSKVKTVILDSGEQVEADVVIAGIGVTPATDILKDVEKKKDGGVVTNSYFQLASGLYAAGDIAYVPDSRSKEHLRIEHWRYAMQQGRVAARNMAGKKESFAEVPFFWTVHFGDALRYLGHVKEWDEIYYDGNVKDGKFFAFYIKDNRVMAVADMGRDTEMAYIEQFLKDDKLPSASELKKKDLKKLIESLSKS comes from the coding sequence ATGTCTAATACCAAACAATTTTCCATTGCAAAAATTAATGATTTAAAAGACGGTGAAATGAAGCAGGTTAACGCTGATGGAACCGATATTCTTTTAGCTAAAATCGATGGCAAATACTACGCGGTTGGAGCTTTTTGCACCCATTATGGCGCTCCACTTGCCGAAGGTGCACTTTGTGGCAAACACGTTATCTGTCCATGGCACCACGCATGGTTCGATCTTACCAACGGGGATCTTCTCCAGCCGCCGGCATTTGATTCATTACCAAATTACCCTCTAAAAATCGATAATGAAAATATATTCGTAGAACTCCCCGACAAGAGGTCTGATAGAAGAGTCCCTGAAATGAGTTCTTGCAGCAAAGATATAGATATAAGGGTTTTCGTTATTTTGGGAGGTGGCGCTGTAGGCTTTATGGCTGCCCAGACACTTCGAGAGGAAGGATATTGTGGACGTATAATTATGATTACCCAAGAAAGTGAAGCCCCTTACGACCGGCCTAACTTAAGCAAGGATTATCTTCAGGGAGAGGCCAAGCCAGAATGGATGCCATTGCGAGAAAATGATTTTTATAAAAAACACGATATTGAACTGTTGACCGGGAAGAAAGCGACCAGGGTAGACCACCAAAATAAAAAAATTGAATTTGAGACTGGAGACGCCCTTACCTATGATTCATTATTGGTTGCAACTGGTGGAATACCCAGAAAACTGGATTTACCGGGGTCAGATCTCAAAAATATATTTGTTTTAAGAAGTTTCGATTCCGCCGATGCTATTATTGATACCGTTGAAAACGTAAAAAAAGTTGTAATTATCGGTGGTAGTTTTATAGGAATGGAAGCTGCTGCAAGTCTCAGGGGTCGGGGCTTGTCGGTTACGGTTGTCGCTTCGGATAAGGTGCCATTTGCCAAAACCTTGGGACCCGAGATTGGAGAATATTTCCAAAATTTACACGAGAAAAATGGGGTTAAGTTCAAAATGGGCGTACATGTAAAATCTTTTGAGGGTGATTCTAAGGTTAAAACAGTTATCCTGGACTCTGGTGAGCAAGTTGAGGCTGATGTGGTTATTGCTGGAATCGGCGTTACACCCGCCACGGACATCTTAAAGGATGTTGAAAAGAAAAAGGATGGGGGAGTGGTTACAAACAGTTACTTCCAACTTGCATCTGGTTTATATGCGGCGGGTGATATAGCTTATGTGCCCGATTCCCGATCCAAAGAGCATCTACGGATTGAGCATTGGCGTTATGCCATGCAACAAGGTCGCGTAGCTGCGCGTAATATGGCTGGAAAAAAAGAGTCCTTTGCCGAAGTCCCATTTTTTTGGACCGTACATTTTGGAGACGCCTTGCGATATCTGGGGCATGTTAAAGAGTGGGATGAAATCTATTACGATGGAAATGTAAAGGATGGAAAGTTTTTTGCTTTTTACATTAAAGACAATCGTGTAATGGCAGTTGCGGACATGGGGAGAGATACAGAAATGGCATACATTGAACAATTCCTAAAAGATGACAAGTTGCCTTCCGCTTCCGAATTGAAGAAAAAAGATTTAAAAAAACTTATAGAATCTCTGAGCAAAAGCTGA
- a CDS encoding IS256 family transposase: MKKDDLISDDFLKQFKTHEELSDFLKQIQKRGIEKMLEGELDGHLDYDKHQRSNGGNSRNGHSRKKIKTSFGESEIAVPRDREASFNPMIVPKRGNMVDGLENVIVSLYAKGMSNSDIEEQIREVYDFDVSTSTISRITEKISGDIVAWQNRPLEPVYLIVWMDGIVFKVRENSKVINKTIYIAVGLRRDGKKEVLGLWLGKNESAAFWMSVLTDIRARGTEDILITATDNLNGFTDTIKNVFPESKTQICVVHQIRNACRYVVWKDKKAFTADMKHIYNAPNQEAAKMALEDFAQKWNDKYSYAIKSWRDNWEELTVFYEFPLEIRKIIYTTNLIENLNGKIRKYTKNKLSFPTDDAVMKSVYLAVREATKKWTMPVRNWGIILNQFLTIYEKRVRL, translated from the coding sequence ATGAAGAAAGACGATTTAATTTCAGATGATTTTCTGAAGCAGTTCAAGACCCACGAGGAGCTCAGCGATTTTTTAAAGCAGATCCAGAAACGTGGGATCGAAAAGATGCTCGAAGGTGAGCTCGACGGCCACCTAGATTACGACAAACACCAGAGGTCCAATGGAGGCAACTCGCGCAACGGGCACTCCCGGAAGAAAATAAAAACCTCCTTTGGCGAATCCGAGATTGCCGTCCCCAGAGACCGTGAGGCCTCGTTCAATCCCATGATCGTACCCAAGCGGGGCAATATGGTCGATGGCCTTGAGAACGTCATCGTGTCACTCTATGCCAAGGGAATGAGCAACAGCGATATTGAGGAGCAGATACGTGAGGTCTATGATTTTGATGTGTCCACCTCGACCATATCCAGGATCACGGAAAAAATATCGGGCGATATAGTTGCCTGGCAGAACCGTCCCTTGGAGCCGGTCTACTTGATTGTCTGGATGGATGGCATCGTATTCAAGGTCCGCGAGAACTCCAAGGTTATTAACAAGACCATCTACATAGCCGTTGGCCTGCGCAGGGACGGTAAAAAAGAGGTCTTGGGGCTATGGCTTGGCAAGAACGAATCAGCAGCTTTCTGGATGAGCGTATTGACCGATATAAGGGCGCGCGGCACAGAAGACATCCTTATCACGGCCACCGATAACCTCAATGGTTTTACGGATACGATCAAGAACGTGTTCCCCGAGTCCAAGACCCAGATATGCGTGGTACACCAGATACGCAATGCCTGCAGGTACGTCGTATGGAAGGATAAAAAAGCCTTTACCGCAGATATGAAGCATATCTATAACGCCCCAAACCAGGAGGCCGCCAAGATGGCCCTAGAGGATTTTGCCCAAAAATGGAACGATAAATATTCCTATGCCATCAAGAGCTGGCGCGACAACTGGGAAGAGCTCACAGTGTTCTATGAGTTCCCGTTGGAGATACGCAAGATCATCTATACCACGAACCTTATCGAGAACCTGAACGGGAAGATAAGAAAGTACACCAAGAACAAACTTTCCTTCCCAACGGACGATGCCGTGATGAAATCCGTATATTTGGCAGTAAGGGAAGCCACCAAAAAATGGACAATGCCCGTCAGGAACTGGGGCATTATATTAAACCAGTTCCTAACGATCTATGAAAAAAGGGTCAGACTCTAA
- a CDS encoding TspO/MBR family protein, producing the protein MIYRLIIFLVLNFASIGLGSVLAGKGPRSEWYANLTKAPWTPPGWAFGVSWTLIMICFSIYLAYLWPIVENRKLLIGVLIVHYILILSWNPIFFYYHQVLAGLFVISGLTLVIGFFLFYYWSEVGYKSLLVTPYLIWLIIATSLNA; encoded by the coding sequence ATGATTTACAGGCTTATAATATTCTTAGTACTAAACTTCGCTTCTATCGGACTTGGCAGCGTTCTCGCTGGGAAAGGTCCCCGCTCTGAATGGTATGCAAATTTAACTAAGGCACCGTGGACGCCACCGGGATGGGCATTTGGAGTTTCCTGGACGCTGATTATGATTTGCTTCAGTATTTATTTGGCGTATTTATGGCCAATTGTTGAAAATAGAAAACTGCTTATTGGTGTATTGATAGTGCATTATATTTTAATTCTCTCATGGAACCCCATTTTCTTTTATTATCACCAGGTTTTGGCGGGATTGTTTGTAATAAGTGGTCTTACGCTAGTTATTGGTTTTTTCCTATTTTATTACTGGTCTGAGGTAGGATATAAATCACTTTTGGTGACGCCATATCTCATATGGCTTATTATTGCCACTTCTCTTAACGCGTAG
- a CDS encoding class I SAM-dependent methyltransferase, which produces MKRNDSTSKRIKKPWPTKKAMQQVYKMNLWGDEKTDFYSGEGSHLPEITEPYITAVTSFLTSFKIPITVCNLGCGDFNIGKELASSTKKYIAIDIVPELIARNKEKFKEENLEFHCLDIAIDNFPPGDCAILRQVLQHLSNEEVQSVVDKLAGFKYVILTEHIPDGDFIPNKDIISGQGIRLKKNSGLNLLAAPFNFMVKGEKLLSAVVLKDGKGIIVTTLYTVF; this is translated from the coding sequence ATGAAGAGAAATGATAGCACATCTAAGAGAATAAAAAAACCCTGGCCCACTAAAAAAGCTATGCAGCAAGTTTACAAAATGAATCTCTGGGGTGATGAGAAAACCGATTTTTATTCAGGGGAAGGATCGCATCTTCCTGAAATAACTGAACCTTATATAACAGCTGTAACTTCATTTTTAACCTCTTTTAAAATCCCAATCACGGTCTGTAATCTAGGTTGCGGGGATTTTAATATAGGAAAGGAATTGGCAAGCTCTACCAAGAAATATATCGCAATAGATATAGTGCCGGAACTTATTGCTCGGAATAAGGAAAAGTTTAAAGAAGAAAATTTAGAATTCCATTGTTTGGATATCGCAATAGATAATTTCCCTCCTGGAGATTGCGCAATATTAAGACAAGTACTTCAACATTTATCGAATGAAGAGGTTCAAAGTGTTGTAGATAAATTAGCCGGTTTTAAATATGTTATCCTCACCGAACATATTCCTGACGGAGATTTCATTCCCAATAAAGATATTATTTCAGGACAAGGAATTCGGCTGAAAAAGAATAGCGGTTTAAATCTCTTGGCGGCTCCATTTAATTTTATGGTAAAGGGTGAAAAGCTGTTATCGGCTGTGGTTTTGAAGGATGGTAAAGGGATTATCGTGACTACACTTTATACAGTTTTTTAA
- a CDS encoding RluA family pseudouridine synthase: MATSATFINGGELIELSISEEIKPKRKLVFPLKVLFEDNYLAVIHKPAGILVSGNSFKTIAHALGQNIKESNLPDAVYPQPIHRLDYATTGILLVGKTSNSIRALNGMFENKEVQKIYYAVAIGEMNSSGEFTSEIDGKESQSNFALCESVLSQRFGKLNLVELEPQTGRRHQLRKHLSSIGNPILGDKEYGVENLILNGKGLYLHAYSIKFIHPFTKEEVYIKDELPERFKKIFYLTQHGLKS, translated from the coding sequence ATGGCGACTTCGGCAACATTTATTAACGGGGGAGAACTTATTGAATTATCTATTTCCGAAGAAATAAAGCCGAAAAGAAAACTGGTCTTTCCGCTTAAAGTTTTATTCGAGGACAATTATCTGGCAGTAATCCATAAGCCTGCTGGTATTTTGGTTAGCGGCAATAGTTTTAAAACAATTGCCCATGCTTTGGGACAAAATATAAAAGAAAGTAATCTCCCCGACGCAGTGTACCCACAACCTATTCACCGATTGGATTATGCCACAACTGGAATTTTATTGGTAGGAAAAACGAGCAATAGTATTCGTGCTCTAAATGGAATGTTTGAAAATAAGGAAGTTCAGAAAATCTATTATGCAGTAGCTATTGGTGAAATGAATTCTTCTGGTGAATTCACTTCAGAAATTGATGGGAAGGAATCACAATCTAATTTCGCACTTTGTGAATCCGTCCTTTCCCAAAGATTCGGCAAACTCAACTTAGTGGAATTAGAACCTCAAACAGGAAGAAGACATCAATTGCGCAAACATCTTTCAAGCATTGGAAACCCAATATTGGGAGATAAGGAATACGGAGTAGAAAATCTAATTCTCAACGGAAAAGGTTTGTATCTGCACGCGTATTCTATCAAATTTATTCATCCATTCACAAAAGAGGAAGTTTATATAAAAGATGAATTGCCCGAAAGGTTTAAGAAAATATTTTATTTGACCCAGCATGGCCTAAAAAGCTAA
- a CDS encoding DsbA family oxidoreductase has product MKIEIWSDVMCPFCYIGKRNFESALEQFSDKEEIEVIWKSFQLNPYIPEIPNESYQDYLIKHKGMSAEQVKGMLDNVTQIAKRAGLEFNLEQAVIVNSMNAHKIIQFAKTKGLGDEAEERLFHAFFTEGKNIADLDTLTQLGKEIGLEKTEMDNAFRDEKYSSLVKQDIQEAQQLGVQGVPFFVLNRKYAISGAQPSEAFSENLKVAFAEWRKLNPKTKLEVTQGQSCTPDGNCD; this is encoded by the coding sequence ATGAAAATAGAAATCTGGAGCGACGTAATGTGTCCATTTTGTTATATAGGAAAAAGAAATTTTGAATCGGCTTTGGAGCAATTTTCCGATAAAGAGGAGATTGAAGTAATATGGAAAAGTTTCCAGTTAAATCCTTACATTCCTGAAATACCAAATGAAAGCTATCAGGATTATCTCATTAAACACAAAGGAATGAGTGCCGAACAAGTGAAGGGAATGTTGGATAACGTTACCCAAATCGCAAAGCGAGCGGGATTGGAATTCAATCTCGAACAAGCGGTGATCGTCAATTCAATGAATGCACATAAGATTATACAGTTTGCCAAAACAAAGGGTTTAGGTGATGAAGCGGAAGAAAGATTGTTTCACGCGTTTTTTACAGAAGGAAAAAATATAGCCGACTTAGACACATTAACCCAACTAGGTAAGGAAATAGGCTTGGAAAAAACTGAAATGGACAACGCTTTTAGGGACGAAAAATATTCTTCGCTCGTAAAACAGGACATTCAGGAAGCTCAACAATTGGGTGTTCAAGGGGTTCCATTTTTTGTTCTTAACCGAAAATATGCAATTTCCGGAGCACAGCCGTCTGAAGCTTTTTCAGAAAATCTAAAGGTCGCATTTGCAGAATGGAGAAAACTAAACCCAAAAACGAAATTGGAAGTTACCCAAGGACAAAGTTGTACGCCAGATGGAAATTGTGACTAG